One window of the Anopheles aquasalis chromosome X, idAnoAquaMG_Q_19, whole genome shotgun sequence genome contains the following:
- the LOC126571690 gene encoding ephrin type-B receptor 4b isoform X2, translating into MDKYRSFLLLLCYAALYRRLDVVHGDQVVLLDTTKEATLEWTRYPYGPQAQTPGWVEESFTNFVKGINWRSYVVCDVAYNNVNNWLWSPFIDRGPANRLYIEIHFTIRDCSLFPGNALSCKETFSLLFYEFDAATREPPPWQPESYKLIGRIAAGEGRFNQNSDVDINVEVKSIAVTKKGVYFAFRDQGACISVLAVKVYYITCPAVTVNFAHFNETPTGREVTIIEQQMGVCVENAEAFEQPTYLCKGDGKWTILSGGCRCKVGYEPDSERQTCNVCPVGKFRSAEVKSCTICPLNSKSIKSGSPYCPCLNGHYRHPRDGRHMPCYKPPGMPTNLTLLFIDQTSAILSWNAPQRAPDEQLDPVFRSEIVFRVRCAACTSNVVFNPSSETFNDTKLTLTNLEPVTTYTVQIHSQHGVSYPIVNPDAPGSGTGGGTGGGGGTTFDNVSTVGYTGGGGGHYGGYHATEPTPVVNVRAASDLDEIKTEFAEITFTTESAILSTVFNVKVIQITNKDADLVWDKPMHSDSPIEYYEVRWFPKSEVDAMNKSVLSTKESKVHISDLLENTEYGFQVRCKTLNGWGTFSNIVYAQTHQSVSPVYDDSFQMRIVAGTTVMVVVILVLIIVVTVVFLKSKSHDDIDKKTNNHLPLPLDYASNEGGSYGYYRHRRNNFAVTTPLFGTSRSYVDPHTYEDPNQAIREFAREIDASYITIEAIIGGGEFGDVCRGRLKVPPNFVQEIDVAIKTLKPGSSEKARCDFLTEASIMGQFEHPNVIFLQGVVTRSNPVMIITEYMENGSLDTFLRANDGKFQTIQLIGMLRGIAAGMTYLSEMNYVHRDLAARNVLVNSLLVCKIADFGLSREIENASDAYTTRGGKIPVRWTAPEAIAFRKFTSASDVWSYGVVLWEVMSFGERPYWNWSNQDVIKSIEKGYRLPAPMDCPEALYQLMLDCWQKQRTHRPTFASITQTLDNLARQPQVLLTTRNSPDNPVARLGSTGIVDDLSQDMMVTGGAGGIGSSSQQQQHQQQQQQQQQQQQQQQQQQQQQQQQQQQQQQQRVGGMLLGGTSERVLNSAGGANVVPSGMGTLGSSLGGLSNAGTMTGPSAPAIFINTDLWLESIKMSRYSQHFKEAGLVTAQQLSRLTAQQLSDMGITLVGHQKKILHQARQIDTII; encoded by the exons ATGGATAAATATCGGTCgttcctgctactgctgtgctATGCTGCGCTGTACCGGAGGCTCGATGTCGTCCACGGCGATCAGG TCGTTCTACTGGACACCACGAAGGAGGCAACGCTGGAATGGACCCGCTACCCATACGGACCACAGGCCCAGACTCCGGGG TGGGTCGAAGAATCGTTCACCAACTTCGTGAAGGGCATCAACTGGCGCAGCTACGTGGTGTGCGATGTCGCGTACAACAACGTCAACAACTGGCTCTGGTCACCGTTCATCGACCGGGGACCGGCCAACCGGCTGTACATCGAGATCCATTTCACGATCCGCGACTGCTCGCTGTTCCCCGGGAATGCGCTGTCGTGCAAGGAAACGTTCAGCCTGCTGTTCTACGAGTTCGATGCGGCGAcgcgcgaaccaccaccgtggcagcCGGAAAGCTACAAGCTGATCGGGCGCATTGCGGCCGGCGAGGGCCGCTTCAACCAGAACTCGGACGTCGACATTAACGTGGAGGTGAAGAGTATCGCGGTGACGAAGAAGGGCGTGTACTTTGCGTTCCGGGACCAGGGTGCGTGCATTTCGGTGCTGGCGGTCAAGGTGTACTACATTACGTGCCCGGCGGTCACCGTGAACTTTGCGCACTTCAACGAAACACCGACCGGGCGGGAGGTGACCATTATCGAGCAGCAGATGGGCGTGTGCGTGGAGAATGCGGAAGCGTTCGAGCAGCCGACGTACCTGTGCAAGGGTGACGGCAAGTGGACGATCCTGAGCGGTGGCTGCCGGTGTAAGGTCGGGTACGAGCCGGACAGCGAGCGGCAGACGTGTAACGTGTGCCCGGTCGGCAAGTTCCGGTCGGCCGAGGTAAAGTCGTGCACGATCTGTCCGCTCAACTCGAAGTCGATCAAGAGCGGATCACCGTACTGTCCGTGCCTGAACGGGCACTATCGGCATCCGCGCGACGGCCGGCACATGCCGTGCTACAAACCGCCCGGTATGCCGACCAACCTGACGCTACTGTTTATCGATCAGACGAGCGCGATCCTGTCGTGGAACGCACCGCAACGGGCACCGGACGAGCAGCTGGATCCGGTGTTCCGCAGTGAGATAGTGTTTCGCGTCCGGTGCGCTGCCTGCACGTCGAACGTCGTCTTTAACCCGTCGAGTGAAACGTTCAACGATACGAAGCTGACACTGACGAACCTGGAACCGGTCACGACGTACACCGTGCAGATACACTCGCAGCACGGTGTCTCGTACCCGATCGTCAACCCGGACGCACCGGGGagtggaaccggtggtgggaccgggggcggtggtggtaccacGTTCGATAACGTCAGCACGGTCGGGTACAcgggcggcggtggtgggcaCTACGGTGGTTACCATGCGACGGAACCGACACCGGTCGTGAACGTGCGGGCGGCTTCCGATCTCGACGAGATCAAGACAGAGTTTGCGGAGATTACCTTTACCACGGAGTCGGCCATTCTGAGCACCGTGTTTAACGTGAA agtcatCCAAATCACCAACAAGGACGCCGATCTGGTGTGGGACAAACCGATGCACAGCGATTCACCGATCGAGTATTACGAGGTGCGCTGGTTCCCGAAGTCGGAGGTGGACGCCATGAACAAGTCCGTGCTGAGCACGAAGGAGTCGAAGGTGCACATTAGCGATCTGCTGGAGAACACCGAGTATGGGTTCCAGGTGCGCTGCAAAACGCTCAACGGTTGGGGCACGTTCAGCAACATCGTCTACGCCCAGACACACCAGAGTGTCAGCCCCG TGTATGATGATTCATTCCAAATGCGCATCGTTGCCGGCACTACCGTCATGGTCGTCGTCATTCTTGTGCTGA tcatcgtcgtcacagTGGTATTCCTGAAGTCGAAAAGCCACGATGATATCGACAAAAAGACCAACAATCACCTGCCGCTACCGCTGGACTATGCCAGCAACGAAG GTGGTTCTTACGGGTAttaccgtcatcgtcgtaacAATTTTGCAGTGACAACACCGCTGTTCGGCACGAGCAGGAGCTACGTGGACCCGCATACGTACGAAGACCCGAACCAGGCAATACGCGAGTTTGCGCGCGAAATAGACGCCAGCTACATCACGATCGAGGCCATCATAG GTGGCGGAGAGTTTGGCGATGTTTGCCGGGGCCGCTTGAAGGTGCCGCCGAACTTTGTGCAGGAGATTGACGTGGCAATTAAGACGCTGAAGCCGGGATCGTCGGAGAAGGCACGGTGCGACTTCCTCACCGAGGCATCGATCATGGGCCAGTTCGAGCACCCGAACGTCATCTTTCTCCAGGGCGTGGTGACGCGCTCGAACCCGGTAATGATCATTACCGAGTACATGGAGAACGGTAGCCTGGACACGTTTCTGCGCGCCAACGATGGCAAATTCCAAACGATCCAGCTGATCGGCATGCTGCGTGGCATCGCCGCCGGTATGACGTATCTCAGCGAAATGAACTACGTGCACCGGGACCTGGCGGCCCGGAACGTGCTGGTCAACTCGCTGCTGGTCTGCAAGATCGCCGACTTTGGGCTATCGCGCGAGATCGAGAATGCCAGCGATGCGTACACGACAAGG GGGGGCAAAATTCCGGTTCGCTGGACGGCACCGGAAGCCATCGCGTTCCGTAAGTTCACGTCGGCGTCCGACGTGTGGTCGTACGGTGTCGTGCTTTGGGAGGTGATGTCGTTCGGTGAGCGGCCGTACTGGAACTGGTCGAACCAGGACGTGATCAAGAGCATAGAGAAGGGCTACCGATTGCCGGCCCCGATGGACTGTCCGGAGGCGCTCTACCAACTGATGCTGGACTGCTGGCAGAAGCAGCGAACGCACCGGCCCACGTTCGCCAGCATCACCCAGACGCTCGACAACTTGGCGCGGCAACCGCAAGTGCTTCTCACCACACGCAATTCGCCCGACAATCCGGTCGCCCGTCTGGGTTCCACCGGTATTGTCGATGATCTGTCCCAAGACATGAtggtcaccggtggtgctggtggaatcGGTAGCAGttcacaacaacagcagcaccagcagcagcagcagcagcagcagcagcagcagcaacagcaacaacagcaacagcagcagcagcagcagcaacagcaacaacagcagcagcaacgcgtcGGCGGTATGCTGCTAGGTGGGACGAGTGAACGCGTGCTCaatagtgctggtggtgcaaacGTCGTCCCGTCTGGCATGGGTACGCTCGGCTCTAGCCTGGGCGGACTGAGCAATGCGGGCACCATGACAGGTCCGTCGGCTCCGGCGATCTTCATCAACACTGATCTGTGGCTGGAGAGCATCAAGATGTCCCGGTACTCTCAGCACTTCAAGGAAGCCGGTCTCGTGACAGCACAGCAG CTCTCGCGGCTCACGGCACAGCAGCTATCCGACATGGGTATTACGCTGGTGGGCCACCAGAAAAAGATACTGCACCAGGCTAGGCAAATAGACACAATTATTTAA